From a region of the Georgenia yuyongxinii genome:
- a CDS encoding OsmC family protein, protein MTAQLAPSALPAASAEGGGLREYLRHKRAGLLARRAAARQAGHPRAELSASVSAEGRSGVRRIRIRQFQVLSDSPADFAGYDLGPSSPELQLGVLGSCLTHIFLIKAAELEVPLDALTVDVTGSVDPRGGLPDFPDVPVEIHDIAYTVTVSSPASAGTIEHLREEVERVCPVLNLLTRPQTITGSVVNTAQPVVAHPAATR, encoded by the coding sequence ATGACCGCCCAGCTGGCGCCGTCGGCGCTGCCGGCCGCATCCGCCGAGGGCGGCGGCCTGCGCGAGTACCTCCGGCACAAGCGCGCGGGACTGCTCGCCCGGCGTGCGGCCGCCCGGCAGGCGGGTCACCCGCGCGCAGAGCTCTCCGCGTCCGTGAGCGCGGAAGGCCGGAGCGGCGTGCGGCGCATCCGCATCCGGCAGTTCCAGGTACTCTCCGACAGCCCCGCCGACTTCGCCGGCTACGACCTCGGCCCGTCCTCGCCCGAGCTCCAGCTCGGGGTGCTGGGCAGCTGCCTCACGCACATCTTCCTCATCAAGGCGGCCGAGCTCGAGGTTCCGCTGGACGCGCTGACCGTCGACGTCACCGGGTCGGTCGACCCCCGCGGCGGTCTGCCCGACTTCCCCGACGTGCCTGTCGAGATCCACGACATCGCGTACACCGTGACCGTGTCCTCACCCGCGTCGGCGGGCACGATCGAGCACCTGCGTGAGGAGGTCGAACGGGTCTGCCCGGTGCTCAACCTCCTCACCCGGCCCCAGACCATCACCGGGTCCGTCGTGAACACCGCGCAGCCGGTGGTCGCACACCCGGCGGCAACCCGATGA
- a CDS encoding dipeptide ABC transporter ATP-binding protein: protein MTSIITAVRDRPADLPPGGVPTRSTESAPPVLAVRDLAVGYRTRGGIARAVEGVSFDVASGEVVAVVGESGSGKTTTAQAVVGLLAGNGHIESGSVEVSGTDISGWGARRLESVRGARIGLIPQDPNNSLNPVKTIGANLAEVLQIHRYGSKAAIRARVLELLDRVGLPEPQARARQYPHELSGGMKQRVLIAGAVALEPELIIADEPTSALDVTVQRRILDLLGDLQRELGTAVLLITHDLAVAADRADRILVMKDGRLVEQGPTARLLAAPTTDYTRTLLGDAPSFAAPAARTATRELVERATPADHAIVVDRLVQDFPTGRRRSFRAVDDVSFTVVRGTTHALVGESGSGKTTTARTVVGLQDPSAGRITVEGHAVTALGGAALRRFRRVAQLVYQNPFSSLDPRQSIAEIVGEPLLNFAGTDRARRREVVAEAIDRVALPADVAGRRPAELSGGQRQRVAIARALVLQPQVLVLDEAVSALDVTVQAQILALLEQLQQDLGLTYLFISHDLAVVQQISDTVSVMQAGRIVEQGTTARVFGSPTHEYTAALLDAIPGHPGTSHDHHDKESAR, encoded by the coding sequence ATGACCTCGATCATCACCGCGGTCCGTGACCGTCCCGCGGACCTGCCCCCGGGGGGCGTCCCCACCAGGTCAACCGAGAGCGCACCGCCCGTGCTCGCCGTCCGGGACCTCGCCGTGGGCTACCGCACCCGCGGCGGCATCGCCCGCGCGGTCGAGGGCGTCTCCTTCGACGTGGCGTCCGGTGAGGTCGTTGCCGTCGTGGGGGAGTCCGGCTCGGGCAAGACCACGACGGCGCAGGCCGTGGTCGGCCTGCTCGCCGGGAACGGGCACATCGAGTCCGGCAGCGTCGAGGTGAGCGGCACGGACATCTCCGGCTGGGGCGCGCGGCGGCTGGAGTCCGTGCGCGGCGCCCGGATCGGCCTGATCCCGCAGGACCCCAACAACTCCCTCAACCCCGTCAAGACCATCGGCGCCAACCTCGCCGAGGTCCTCCAGATCCACCGCTACGGGAGCAAGGCGGCCATCCGCGCTCGCGTCCTCGAGCTTCTCGACCGGGTCGGTCTGCCCGAGCCCCAGGCACGCGCCCGCCAGTACCCGCACGAGCTCTCCGGCGGCATGAAGCAGCGCGTCCTCATCGCCGGCGCGGTGGCACTCGAACCCGAGCTGATCATCGCCGACGAGCCGACCAGCGCCCTCGACGTCACCGTCCAGCGCCGCATCCTCGACCTGCTAGGCGACCTCCAGCGCGAGCTGGGCACCGCCGTCCTGCTCATCACCCACGACCTCGCGGTCGCCGCGGACCGGGCCGACCGGATCCTGGTGATGAAGGACGGCCGGCTCGTCGAGCAGGGGCCCACCGCCCGCCTGCTCGCCGCGCCTACCACCGACTACACCCGCACCCTGCTCGGCGACGCACCGTCCTTCGCCGCCCCGGCCGCGCGCACCGCCACGCGCGAACTGGTTGAGCGGGCCACGCCCGCCGACCACGCGATCGTCGTCGACCGTCTCGTCCAGGACTTTCCCACCGGCCGACGGCGGAGCTTCCGTGCCGTCGACGACGTCAGCTTCACGGTCGTCCGGGGCACCACCCACGCCCTGGTCGGCGAGTCCGGCTCGGGCAAGACCACGACGGCGCGCACCGTCGTCGGGTTGCAGGACCCCTCCGCAGGGCGCATCACGGTCGAGGGGCACGCCGTGACCGCGCTGGGGGGAGCAGCCCTGCGCCGGTTCCGCCGCGTCGCGCAGCTGGTGTACCAGAACCCCTTCAGCTCCCTCGACCCCCGGCAGAGCATCGCCGAGATCGTGGGGGAGCCACTGCTCAACTTCGCCGGGACGGACCGCGCGCGCCGCCGCGAGGTCGTCGCGGAGGCCATCGACCGGGTCGCGCTGCCGGCGGACGTGGCCGGGCGCCGTCCGGCCGAGCTCTCCGGCGGGCAGCGCCAGCGGGTGGCCATCGCCCGCGCCCTGGTGCTCCAGCCGCAAGTGCTGGTGCTCGACGAGGCCGTCTCCGCACTCGACGTGACCGTCCAGGCGCAGATCCTCGCCCTGCTCGAGCAGCTGCAGCAGGACCTGGGGCTGACGTACCTGTTCATCTCCCACGACCTGGCGGTCGTGCAGCAGATCTCCGACACCGTCTCGGTCATGCAGGCCGGACGGATCGTCGAGCAGGGCACCACCGCACGGGTCTTCGGCAGCCCGACGCACGAGTACACCGCCGCGCTGCTCGACGCCATCCCCGGCCACCCCGGGACCTCGCACGACCACCACGACAAGGAGTCAGCCCGATGA
- the ku gene encoding non-homologous end joining protein Ku: MRAIWKGSVSFGLVNVPIKLYSATESHDVALHQVHNADGGRIRYQRRCEVCGKVIAYEDIAKAFDDGDRTVVLTEEDFDALPVERSREISVLEFVPSEQLDPMMMQKSYYLAPDSKSSKSYVLLRRTLEDTDRTAIVNFTLREKTRLGALRVRGDVLVLQALLWEDEVRAAEFPELDQEVKLSAKEMQMAAALVSSFESDFDPESFTDEYQVELRQLITAKLEQGEALDTEKTFGETAEEEGGGEVLDLMEALRRSVEESRSKKGGGTKGAGRSAAKDERSAKDEPASKEADQAEEAEEADETDGAAKPARKAPARKTAASKAPARKSAAAKAPAARKTAAAKDEEKPAAKKTTTGATARKKAPAKKTA; this comes from the coding sequence ATGCGCGCGATCTGGAAGGGCTCGGTCAGCTTCGGGCTGGTCAACGTGCCGATCAAGCTCTACAGCGCCACCGAGAGCCACGACGTCGCCCTCCACCAGGTCCACAACGCCGACGGCGGCCGCATCCGCTACCAGCGACGCTGCGAGGTCTGCGGCAAGGTCATCGCCTACGAGGACATCGCGAAGGCCTTCGACGACGGCGATCGCACCGTCGTGCTCACCGAGGAGGACTTCGACGCGCTCCCGGTGGAGCGTTCCCGCGAGATCAGCGTGCTGGAGTTCGTGCCGTCCGAGCAGCTGGACCCCATGATGATGCAGAAGTCCTACTACCTGGCGCCGGACTCGAAGTCATCGAAGTCCTACGTGCTGCTGCGCCGCACCCTGGAGGACACGGACCGCACCGCGATCGTGAACTTCACCCTGCGGGAGAAGACCCGCCTGGGCGCCCTGCGGGTGCGCGGCGACGTGCTGGTGCTGCAGGCCCTGCTGTGGGAGGACGAGGTGCGCGCGGCCGAGTTCCCCGAGCTGGACCAGGAGGTCAAGCTCAGCGCCAAGGAGATGCAGATGGCGGCGGCGCTGGTCTCGAGCTTCGAGTCCGACTTCGATCCGGAGTCCTTCACCGACGAGTACCAGGTGGAGCTGCGCCAGCTCATCACCGCCAAGCTCGAGCAGGGCGAAGCCCTCGACACCGAGAAGACCTTCGGCGAGACCGCCGAGGAGGAGGGCGGCGGCGAGGTCCTCGACCTCATGGAGGCGCTGCGCCGTTCGGTGGAGGAGTCGCGCAGCAAGAAGGGCGGCGGCACCAAGGGCGCCGGGCGCTCGGCGGCGAAGGACGAACGGTCCGCGAAGGACGAGCCGGCGAGCAAGGAGGCGGACCAGGCCGAGGAGGCCGAGGAGGCCGACGAGACGGATGGCGCGGCGAAGCCGGCCCGCAAGGCACCGGCCCGCAAGACCGCCGCCTCCAAGGCGCCCGCCCGTAAGAGCGCTGCCGCCAAGGCGCCCGCCGCACGTAAGACCGCCGCCGCCAAGGACGAGGAAAAGCCGGCGGCGAAGAAGACGACAACGGGCGCGACGGCACGCAAGAAGGCGCCCGCAAAGAAGACGGCCTGA
- a CDS encoding LLM class oxidoreductase: MSVSLLPTRAHRSSTTQATVGLDLTGLGVNASSDGFSADLPVEKADLARLASYTRTAHQNGVSFVSLGEQFRLRSDRAVRRDSWLDPVVAARRISPHAGAAGLVTSVPASGADLSLVAGELAQITHTNGTWAGLQLAHHAGDTDALARTLTGVTRSLAATRGRAAKAPQPRVVVPVGTESEVELAGAHADVVRIRETDLEWARELRYAVRAASRAAGRENVRVLVDLHTVISADRDSAAARAELVSAIAGDAAPWHGALTAYGTATDVADLIQTWIQAGAADGFVVLPGSLPADVVGLLRGVLPELRSRGLVGEQTVADRPTVRRPAPTTARPAASAVSRPAAARRAGALAAVTVA, encoded by the coding sequence ATGTCTGTCTCCCTGCTGCCCACCCGCGCCCACCGGTCCTCCACCACCCAGGCCACCGTCGGCCTCGACCTGACCGGCCTCGGCGTGAACGCCTCCTCCGACGGCTTCTCCGCCGACCTGCCCGTGGAGAAGGCCGACCTCGCCAGGCTCGCCTCGTACACCCGCACCGCCCACCAGAACGGCGTCTCCTTCGTCTCGCTCGGCGAGCAGTTCCGGCTGCGCAGCGACCGCGCGGTGCGCCGCGACTCGTGGCTCGACCCGGTGGTCGCCGCCCGCCGCATCAGCCCGCACGCCGGGGCCGCCGGGCTGGTGACGAGCGTGCCGGCCAGCGGCGCCGACCTGTCGCTGGTCGCCGGGGAGCTCGCACAGATCACCCACACCAACGGCACCTGGGCCGGGTTGCAGCTGGCCCACCACGCCGGCGACACCGACGCCCTCGCCCGCACCCTCACCGGGGTGACCCGCTCCTTGGCTGCGACGCGCGGCCGGGCCGCGAAGGCCCCGCAGCCGCGGGTCGTGGTCCCCGTCGGCACGGAGTCCGAGGTCGAGCTCGCCGGCGCCCACGCCGACGTGGTGCGGATCCGCGAGACGGACCTGGAGTGGGCCCGTGAGCTGCGCTACGCGGTGCGGGCGGCGTCGCGCGCGGCAGGCCGCGAGAACGTACGTGTGCTGGTGGACCTGCACACCGTCATCTCCGCCGACCGCGACAGCGCAGCGGCGCGGGCCGAGCTGGTGTCCGCGATCGCCGGCGACGCGGCGCCCTGGCACGGCGCGCTCACCGCGTACGGCACCGCCACGGACGTTGCGGACCTGATCCAGACGTGGATCCAGGCGGGTGCGGCTGACGGGTTCGTCGTGCTGCCCGGCTCCCTCCCGGCCGACGTGGTGGGTCTGCTCCGCGGGGTGCTGCCCGAGCTGCGCAGCCGAGGCCTCGTGGGGGAGCAGACCGTGGCCGACCGCCCGACCGTGCGCCGCCCTGCCCCGACGACGGCGCGCCCCGCCGCCTCGGCCGTGTCCCGCCCAGCCGCTGCTCGACGTGCGGGCGCTCTCGCCGCTGTAACGGTCGCCTGA
- a CDS encoding ABC transporter permease, with translation MSTTLTDGAPSTRLASSTRLAPSTRRTPLGRLRALDPTVVVSFVVVALVLAWAVAPGLFTAHDPLAGVPAEKLQAPSPAHPFGTDALGRDLLARVIHGSVHSLFGALLAVSVGLVVGTGLGVLAGSAGRVVDDVIMRVVDVLLAIPALLLMLSIIILLGFGTTNAAIAVGVSSVASFARLSRSEVVRVRRSDYVEAAFGSGGRFLPVLARHVLPNSVGAVVSLAALQFGTAIIAISTLGFLGYGAPPPTPEWGLLIAEGRNYIATSWWLTTLPGLVLVVVVLAANRISVWLRRK, from the coding sequence ATGAGCACGACACTGACCGACGGCGCACCCTCCACCCGCCTCGCCTCGTCCACCCGGCTTGCCCCGTCCACCCGCCGGACCCCCCTTGGCCGGCTGCGTGCCCTCGACCCCACGGTCGTCGTCTCGTTCGTGGTCGTCGCGCTGGTCCTCGCCTGGGCCGTCGCCCCGGGCCTGTTCACCGCGCACGACCCCCTCGCCGGCGTGCCGGCGGAGAAGCTGCAGGCTCCCAGCCCGGCCCACCCGTTCGGCACCGACGCCCTCGGGCGCGACCTGCTCGCCCGGGTCATCCACGGCTCGGTCCACTCCCTGTTCGGCGCGCTGCTCGCGGTCAGCGTCGGGCTCGTGGTCGGCACCGGGCTCGGCGTCCTGGCCGGCTCCGCTGGGCGGGTCGTCGACGACGTCATCATGCGGGTCGTCGACGTCCTGCTCGCCATCCCGGCCCTGCTGCTGATGCTCAGCATCATCATCCTGCTGGGCTTCGGCACCACCAACGCCGCCATCGCGGTGGGCGTCAGCTCGGTGGCGTCCTTCGCGCGCCTGTCCCGCTCCGAGGTGGTCCGGGTCCGGCGCAGCGACTACGTCGAGGCCGCGTTCGGCAGCGGTGGCCGGTTCCTGCCGGTGCTGGCGCGGCACGTGCTGCCCAACTCCGTCGGCGCCGTCGTCTCCCTCGCCGCCCTGCAGTTCGGCACCGCGATCATCGCGATCTCGACCCTGGGCTTCCTCGGCTACGGCGCCCCGCCGCCCACGCCCGAGTGGGGCCTGCTCATCGCGGAGGGCCGCAACTACATCGCGACCTCCTGGTGGCTGACCACGCTGCCCGGCCTCGTGCTGGTGGTCGTCGTGCTCGCCGCCAACCGCATCAGCGTCTGGCTGAGGAGGAAGTGA
- a CDS encoding CMD domain protein produces MSVTTDVIDHLLGTEPGSLLDHIRAARPDARENAQRSYEALFEPVDATEVSLSERLAVAMFVTGLHRVVPVADHYATALCDLDPAVAEVVEGEVVRGLGAGPYGTYREPGLAGESRPGPVYTAGNRAALGERLAAALEHAHLLVLRPREAGPEALDRLLAAGWSVTGIVTLSQLIAFLSFQVRVVHGLGELARTTTATPATDRTQELQR; encoded by the coding sequence ATGAGCGTCACCACCGACGTCATCGACCACCTGCTCGGCACCGAGCCCGGCAGCCTCCTCGACCACATCCGCGCCGCCCGCCCGGACGCCCGCGAGAACGCCCAGCGCAGCTACGAGGCGCTGTTCGAGCCCGTCGACGCCACGGAGGTCAGCCTTTCCGAGCGGCTCGCCGTGGCCATGTTCGTCACCGGCCTGCACCGCGTGGTGCCCGTCGCCGACCACTACGCCACGGCGCTGTGCGACCTCGACCCGGCCGTGGCCGAGGTGGTCGAGGGCGAGGTCGTGCGTGGGCTCGGCGCCGGACCGTACGGCACCTACCGCGAGCCCGGCCTGGCCGGGGAGAGCCGCCCGGGCCCGGTCTACACTGCCGGCAACCGTGCCGCGCTGGGTGAGCGCCTCGCCGCCGCGCTCGAGCACGCGCACCTCCTGGTCCTCCGGCCGCGCGAGGCCGGGCCCGAGGCGCTGGATCGGCTGCTCGCGGCCGGTTGGAGCGTCACTGGGATCGTCACGCTGTCCCAGCTGATCGCGTTCCTGTCCTTCCAGGTCCGGGTGGTGCACGGGCTCGGCGAGCTGGCCCGCACCACCACAGCGACCCCCGCCACCGACCGCACCCAGGAGCTTCAGCGATGA
- a CDS encoding ABC transporter permease, translating to MRYVLGRVGQSVVVLLVAFTLSFALLHALPGDALLIKFENPELGLSQGEIAAIRQSYGADVPLVQQYLVALGGFVTGDLGYSVQYGTPVATLIAEAMPGTLALAAGAFALAVLLAVGIAALSTLAPFAWLAGALRSVPSLFAAVPVFWLAIVLVQVFSFQLGLVPVIAPSPAQALILPVLALAVPISAPLAQVLVRSIDDVRLQPFVAVTTAKGASPHWLLRRTIARNALLPTLTISGVLLGELIGGAVVTETVFGRAGVGRLTEQAVSQQDIPVLQGVVLVAAVTFVVVNLLVDLLYPVLDPRTKKKVALAA from the coding sequence GTGCGATACGTCCTCGGCCGCGTCGGTCAGTCCGTGGTGGTCCTGCTCGTGGCCTTCACGCTCAGCTTCGCCCTGTTGCACGCCCTGCCGGGCGACGCGCTGCTCATCAAGTTCGAGAACCCGGAGCTCGGCCTCTCGCAGGGGGAGATCGCCGCGATCCGGCAGTCCTACGGGGCGGACGTGCCGTTGGTCCAGCAGTACCTGGTCGCCCTCGGCGGCTTCGTGACCGGTGACCTCGGCTACTCGGTGCAGTACGGCACCCCGGTGGCCACGCTCATCGCGGAGGCGATGCCCGGCACGCTGGCCCTCGCGGCCGGCGCCTTCGCCCTCGCCGTTCTCCTCGCGGTGGGCATCGCGGCCCTGTCCACGCTGGCCCCGTTCGCGTGGCTGGCCGGGGCGCTGCGCTCGGTGCCCTCGCTCTTCGCCGCGGTGCCGGTGTTCTGGCTGGCCATCGTGCTGGTCCAGGTGTTCTCGTTCCAGCTGGGCCTGGTGCCCGTGATCGCGCCCAGCCCGGCCCAGGCGCTCATCCTCCCCGTCCTCGCGCTGGCCGTACCGATCTCCGCGCCGCTGGCCCAGGTCCTCGTGCGCAGCATCGACGACGTGCGGCTGCAGCCCTTCGTCGCCGTCACCACCGCCAAGGGCGCGAGCCCCCACTGGCTCCTGAGACGCACGATCGCACGCAACGCCCTGCTGCCCACGCTGACCATCTCCGGCGTGCTGCTCGGCGAGCTGATCGGCGGCGCCGTGGTGACCGAGACCGTGTTCGGGCGTGCCGGTGTCGGCCGCCTCACCGAGCAGGCCGTCTCCCAGCAGGACATCCCCGTCCTGCAGGGCGTCGTGCTCGTGGCGGCGGTGACGTTCGTCGTCGTCAACCTCCTCGTCGACCTGCTCTACCCCGTCCTTGACCCGCGCACTAAGAAGAAGGTTGCGCTGGCCGCATGA
- a CDS encoding VOC family protein, which produces MSAVDPLLDHLVYAASDLAHAVAAFEEATGVAPTPGGRHPGQGTRNYLVGLGETAYLEIIGPDPEHPAHGAKPFGLDELTAPRLVTWAVHPRDLDTAVAAARAAGADLGAPRPMSRETPGGEVLSWRLASAQPAPYDGVVPFLIDWGMSPHPACSGLPQAELHAFSGTHPVATDVAGVLDAVGVILPVGAGAAGLRAEITGPRGSVTLR; this is translated from the coding sequence ATGAGCGCCGTCGACCCGCTCCTCGACCACCTCGTCTACGCGGCGAGCGACCTCGCGCACGCCGTCGCCGCGTTCGAGGAGGCGACCGGTGTGGCGCCGACACCCGGCGGCCGCCACCCCGGCCAGGGCACCCGCAACTATCTCGTGGGCCTGGGAGAGACGGCTTACCTGGAGATCATCGGCCCGGACCCCGAGCACCCCGCCCACGGGGCGAAGCCGTTCGGCCTCGACGAGCTCACCGCGCCCCGGCTCGTGACCTGGGCGGTCCACCCCCGCGACCTCGACACCGCCGTCGCCGCGGCTCGCGCGGCCGGCGCCGACCTGGGCGCGCCGCGGCCGATGTCACGGGAGACGCCGGGCGGCGAGGTGCTCTCGTGGCGCCTGGCGTCGGCGCAGCCCGCGCCGTACGACGGCGTGGTGCCGTTCCTCATCGACTGGGGCATGTCACCGCACCCCGCCTGCTCGGGCCTGCCGCAGGCGGAGCTTCACGCGTTCAGCGGCACCCACCCGGTCGCCACCGACGTGGCCGGCGTGCTGGACGCCGTCGGTGTCATCCTGCCGGTCGGGGCCGGTGCCGCCGGGCTGCGCGCCGAGATCACCGGTCCGCGGGGAAGCGTGACCCTGCGCTGA
- a CDS encoding alkylhydroperoxidase domain protein: MTQTTTPASTTAERTTPETTLTYPDLARPVAFTQANLGWVPWLEPAPVEELTERHYAGLVDRRRAESPYFRLLVRDPETLAARTKTDNDIFYNTAGGLPRAERELAAAATSRLNGCVFCASVHARFASHHSKRADDVQRLLDDGVTADLGERWNAVVAASVALTETPAGFGAQEIARLRDAGLDDLEIADLVHGAAFFNWANRLMLSLGEPEAPAAEVRA, encoded by the coding sequence ATGACCCAGACGACCACTCCCGCGTCCACCACCGCCGAGCGGACCACTCCCGAGACCACCCTCACCTACCCCGACCTCGCCCGACCGGTGGCCTTCACCCAGGCCAACCTCGGCTGGGTGCCCTGGCTCGAACCCGCCCCCGTCGAGGAGCTCACCGAGCGGCACTACGCGGGTCTGGTGGACCGGCGTCGGGCGGAGAGCCCGTACTTCCGGCTGCTGGTCCGCGATCCCGAGACCCTCGCGGCACGGACCAAGACCGACAACGACATCTTCTACAACACCGCCGGCGGTCTCCCGCGCGCCGAGCGCGAGCTCGCTGCCGCAGCGACGAGCCGGCTCAACGGGTGCGTGTTCTGCGCCTCGGTGCACGCCCGGTTCGCCAGCCACCACTCCAAGCGGGCCGACGACGTCCAGCGGCTGCTCGACGACGGGGTCACGGCGGACCTGGGGGAGCGGTGGAACGCCGTGGTGGCCGCGTCGGTGGCCCTGACCGAGACGCCGGCGGGCTTCGGCGCCCAGGAGATCGCACGGCTGCGTGACGCGGGCCTGGACGACCTCGAGATCGCGGACCTGGTCCACGGCGCCGCCTTCTTCAACTGGGCCAACCGCCTCATGCTCTCCCTGGGCGAGCCCGAGGCGCCCGCGGCGGAGGTGCGGGCATGA
- a CDS encoding putative FMN-dependent luciferase-like monooxygenase encodes MTKKIGIFTRILDDASPAQRYRNAVEQIQLAELVGLDAAWVAQHHFNRDEGGLPAPLVFLSHAAAVTSRIRLGTGIITLPMEDPIRVAEDAAVLDVLSGGRLELGLGSGGTPKSFPAFGRDHADRREIYADHLASLVGALDGQELGHPQNRLYPAAPGLTQRIWQATFSAGGAAAAGTRGDGLMLSRTQPRPAGNPDASLSDIQNPVIDAYLAALPAGATPRILASRTLFVSEDRARAHAFAGTGLRRAAEGLRRQGHHIPEDDVDSLIRRTDSYVGTPEDVVVSLSRDSALARSTDVSFQVHSIDPPHEDVLRSIELLATEVAPALGWRPALAAAH; translated from the coding sequence ATGACCAAGAAGATCGGGATCTTTACCCGCATCCTGGACGACGCCTCTCCGGCCCAGCGGTACCGCAACGCCGTCGAGCAGATCCAGCTCGCTGAGCTCGTCGGGCTCGACGCCGCATGGGTGGCCCAGCACCACTTCAACCGGGACGAGGGCGGCCTGCCCGCACCGCTGGTGTTCCTCAGCCACGCCGCCGCGGTGACCTCGCGGATCCGGCTGGGCACCGGCATCATCACGCTGCCGATGGAGGACCCGATCCGGGTGGCCGAGGACGCCGCGGTGCTCGACGTGCTCTCCGGCGGGCGCCTCGAGCTGGGCCTGGGCAGCGGCGGCACGCCGAAGTCCTTCCCCGCCTTCGGTCGCGATCACGCCGACCGCCGGGAGATCTACGCCGACCACCTCGCCTCTCTGGTCGGCGCGCTGGACGGGCAGGAGCTCGGCCACCCGCAGAACCGGCTCTACCCGGCCGCGCCGGGGCTGACGCAGCGGATCTGGCAGGCGACGTTCTCCGCCGGCGGGGCGGCCGCGGCGGGTACCCGAGGTGACGGGCTCATGCTCTCCCGCACCCAGCCCCGCCCGGCCGGGAACCCCGACGCGAGCCTCAGCGACATCCAGAACCCCGTCATCGACGCCTACCTCGCCGCACTCCCGGCCGGGGCCACGCCCCGCATCCTGGCCTCGCGGACGCTGTTCGTCTCCGAGGACCGCGCCCGGGCGCACGCCTTCGCCGGGACCGGGCTGCGGCGGGCCGCCGAGGGCCTGCGCCGCCAGGGCCACCACATCCCCGAGGACGACGTCGACTCGCTCATCCGGCGCACGGACTCCTACGTCGGCACCCCGGAGGACGTCGTGGTCTCCCTGAGCCGCGACAGCGCCCTGGCCCGCTCGACGGACGTGTCCTTCCAGGTCCACTCGATCGACCCGCCCCACGAGGACGTCCTGCGCTCCATCGAGCTGCTCGCCACGGAGGTGGCGCCGGCCCTCGGCTGGCGTCCCGCCCTGGCCGCCGCCCACTGA